From Variovorax sp. PMC12, the proteins below share one genomic window:
- a CDS encoding glycine zipper domain-containing protein: protein MKTRLWIAAAAATSVMAIAGCASGPNQNLGTGVGAVGGALVGNAIGGNTAATVGGAAIGGIIGNQVGRNADERNYYNQQRYPSGSGYYPGNGPNY, encoded by the coding sequence ATGAAGACACGACTCTGGATCGCAGCGGCTGCAGCCACTTCCGTCATGGCTATCGCGGGTTGCGCAAGCGGCCCCAACCAGAACCTCGGAACTGGTGTGGGTGCGGTAGGCGGTGCGCTGGTGGGCAATGCCATCGGCGGCAACACGGCAGCCACCGTCGGCGGTGCAGCCATCGGCGGCATCATCGGCAACCAGGTGGGCCGCAATGCCGACGAACGCAACTACTACAACCAGCAGCGCTACCCGAGCGGCAGCGGCTACTACCCTGGCAACGGCCCGAACTACTGA
- a CDS encoding ABC transporter ATP-binding protein translates to MTLRISNLGKHYGESPVFENVTLAVEPGEFVAIVGESGVGKSTLLNCMAGLDSWDKGTVTHDGTDIGALDGEACALWRRRHVGFVFQAFHVLPHLDVAQNVSLPLMLLGQQRDDGRVAHMLEAVGLPGMGARLPQTLSGGQLQRVAIARALVHRPALLLADEPTGNLDPATAAKVMELLIGQTREHGASLVLVTHSESAAARADRLLHLTASGIRA, encoded by the coding sequence ATGACGCTGCGTATTTCCAACCTCGGCAAGCACTACGGTGAATCGCCCGTCTTCGAGAACGTGACACTCGCCGTCGAGCCCGGCGAATTCGTCGCCATCGTCGGCGAATCGGGCGTCGGCAAATCGACCTTGCTCAACTGCATGGCCGGCCTCGACAGCTGGGACAAGGGCACGGTCACGCACGACGGTACCGACATCGGCGCGCTCGACGGCGAAGCCTGCGCGCTCTGGCGCCGCCGCCACGTGGGTTTCGTGTTCCAGGCCTTCCATGTGCTGCCGCACTTGGACGTTGCGCAGAACGTGTCGCTGCCGCTGATGCTGCTGGGCCAGCAGCGCGACGACGGCCGCGTGGCGCACATGCTCGAAGCAGTCGGCCTGCCCGGCATGGGCGCGCGGCTGCCGCAGACGCTGTCGGGGGGCCAGCTGCAGCGCGTGGCCATCGCCCGCGCGCTGGTGCACCGCCCCGCCCTGCTGCTGGCCGACGAGCCCACGGGCAACCTCGATCCGGCCACCGCCGCCAAGGTGATGGAACTGCTGATCGGCCAGACGCGCGAGCATGGTGCGTCGCTGGTGCTGGTCACTCACTCCGAGAGCGCGGCGGCCCGTGCGGACCGCCTGCTGCATCTCACGGCCAGCGGCATCCGCGCCTGA
- a CDS encoding GntR family transcriptional regulator has translation MPAQLVSIEAAPDLVDQVYRALLGAISSGTLAPGERITQEDIAQRLSVSRQPVLQALRLLKKDGFVLDAPGRGVLVAPLEAEAMRKVYQVRGALDALAARLAAQQRFRIDPKLIERGRRAARGRNVEAMLDADVAFHQAIYEASGNPLIGQSADPHWRHLRRAMGAVLQAEPQRESLWDEHEAIAAAIAGGNADRAARLSEEHVSRASEALSERLAQQQARAASMTPPTRKGDKA, from the coding sequence ATGCCAGCCCAGCTCGTCAGCATCGAAGCCGCCCCCGACCTCGTCGACCAGGTCTACCGCGCCCTGCTCGGCGCCATCAGCAGCGGCACGCTCGCGCCGGGCGAGCGCATCACGCAGGAAGACATCGCGCAGCGCCTGTCGGTGTCGCGCCAGCCGGTGCTGCAGGCGCTGCGGCTGCTGAAGAAAGATGGCTTCGTGCTCGACGCGCCGGGCCGCGGCGTGCTGGTTGCGCCGCTGGAGGCCGAGGCGATGCGCAAGGTCTACCAGGTGCGCGGCGCGCTCGATGCGCTGGCCGCGCGGCTCGCGGCGCAGCAGCGCTTTCGCATCGATCCGAAGCTCATCGAGCGCGGCCGTCGCGCGGCGCGCGGGCGCAATGTGGAAGCCATGCTCGATGCCGACGTGGCCTTCCACCAGGCCATATACGAGGCCTCGGGCAACCCGCTGATCGGCCAGAGCGCCGATCCGCACTGGCGCCACCTGCGCCGCGCGATGGGCGCGGTGCTGCAGGCCGAGCCGCAGCGCGAATCGCTGTGGGACGAGCACGAGGCAATTGCCGCGGCCATTGCCGGCGGCAACGCCGACCGTGCCGCGCGCCTGAGCGAAGAACATGTCTCGCGGGCCAGCGAGGCACTGAGCGAGCGGCTCGCGCAGCAACAGGCGCGCGCCGCATCCATGACCCCACCGACCAGAAAAGGAGACAAGGCATGA
- a CDS encoding phytanoyl-CoA dioxygenase family protein has protein sequence MKLTPEQRAQFERDGYLFFPGHFSAEETKVLTDAVPDLYSRREAFNVREKGSDAVRTNFAAHLISEPFARLARHPRMVGPVTDLFEEEVYMHQFKINGKMAFEGDVWQWHQDYGTWLNDDLMPTERAMNVAIFLDDVNEHNGPLMFIPGSHRKGVVDAKHDLTTTSYPLWTVDNDLIRQLVDRAGGKRGGIVSPKGPAGSMILFHSCLVHASGSNLSPFNRVAVYLSLCAVSNHIRRHKRPEYIAHRDFTPIEMLPDDCLLKPYPVEVPWKNGLPESALRTSLDVLDTAEA, from the coding sequence ATGAAGCTGACCCCGGAGCAACGCGCGCAGTTCGAGCGCGACGGCTATCTGTTCTTCCCCGGCCATTTCTCTGCCGAAGAGACGAAGGTGCTGACCGACGCGGTGCCGGACCTCTACAGCAGGCGCGAAGCCTTCAACGTGCGCGAGAAAGGCTCCGACGCGGTTCGCACGAACTTTGCCGCGCACCTCATCAGCGAGCCCTTCGCGCGGCTGGCGCGCCACCCGCGCATGGTGGGACCGGTGACCGACCTGTTCGAGGAAGAGGTCTACATGCACCAGTTCAAAATCAACGGCAAGATGGCCTTCGAAGGCGACGTGTGGCAGTGGCACCAGGACTACGGCACCTGGCTCAACGACGACCTGATGCCCACCGAGCGCGCGATGAACGTCGCGATCTTCCTGGACGACGTGAACGAGCACAACGGCCCGCTGATGTTCATACCGGGCAGCCACCGCAAGGGCGTGGTCGATGCGAAGCATGACCTGACCACCACCAGCTACCCGCTGTGGACGGTCGACAACGATCTGATCCGCCAGCTGGTCGACCGTGCCGGCGGCAAGCGCGGCGGCATCGTTTCGCCGAAGGGGCCGGCGGGCTCGATGATTCTTTTCCACAGCTGCCTGGTGCATGCCTCGGGCAGCAATCTGTCGCCCTTCAACCGCGTGGCTGTGTACCTGAGCCTGTGCGCGGTCAGCAACCACATCCGGCGCCACAAGCGGCCCGAGTACATCGCGCACCGCGACTTCACGCCCATCGAGATGCTGCCCGACGACTGCCTGTTGAAGCCCTATCCGGTGGAAGTGCCATGGAAGAACGGCCTGCCCGAGAGCGCGCTGCGCACCTCGCTGGACGTGCTCGACACCGCGGAGGCCTGA
- the mutL gene encoding DNA mismatch repair endonuclease MutL, producing MSALPTSPLPTERRPIRELPDELISQIAAGEVVERPASVVRELLDNALDAGARQITVRLASGGVRLISVEDDGMGIPREELTVALRRHATSKIASLNDLETVGTMGFRGEALAAINAIAELSILSRFAGADTAFALDGRTGELRPVARSTGTTVEVRELFFATPARRKFLKTDATELAHCIEAVRRHALARPEVGFSIWHDGKLVEQWRAAEVREQRLADALSDDFVAQSVAVDRVGGPVRVVGRAGIPDAARSRGDQQFFYVNGRFVRDKVLSHAVRSAYEDVLHGHRQPIYALYLEIDPSRVDVNVHPTKIEVRFRDGREIHQAVRHAIEDALAAPRAGDAVAASGPPQPFFRQTPLPPNASWAQPAINFVAQERGAGDFEALWPQQRADRSDDQPRTETAFRPPAGLGLSAVAPAAAPAPTATNDEAWPLGRALAQLQGIYILAENSQGLVVVDMHAAHERIVYERLKTQLDGAAITSQPLLIPATFAATPQEVATAEACASVLPTLGLEITPFSPRTLAVRAVPGTLADGDPVELARSVLAELGQHDASTVVQRAQNELLSTMACHGAVRANRKLTIDEMNALLRQMEATERSDQCNHGRPTWRQLSIRELDSLFMRGR from the coding sequence GTGAGTGCCCTCCCAACCTCTCCCCTTCCCACCGAACGCCGCCCCATCCGGGAACTGCCCGACGAGCTGATCAGCCAGATCGCCGCCGGAGAAGTGGTCGAGCGGCCCGCCTCGGTGGTGCGCGAACTGCTGGACAACGCGCTCGATGCGGGCGCCCGCCAGATCACGGTGCGGCTGGCCTCGGGCGGCGTGCGGCTGATCTCCGTCGAGGACGACGGCATGGGCATTCCGCGCGAAGAACTCACCGTGGCCCTGCGCCGCCATGCCACCAGCAAGATCGCGAGCCTCAACGACCTGGAAACGGTCGGCACGATGGGCTTTCGCGGCGAGGCGCTCGCGGCCATCAACGCGATCGCCGAACTCAGCATCCTTTCGCGCTTTGCCGGCGCCGACACGGCCTTCGCCCTGGACGGCCGCACCGGCGAACTGCGGCCGGTGGCCCGCTCCACCGGCACCACGGTCGAGGTGCGCGAGCTGTTCTTCGCGACCCCCGCGCGCCGCAAGTTCCTGAAGACCGACGCCACGGAACTCGCCCATTGCATCGAGGCGGTGCGCCGCCATGCGCTGGCGCGGCCCGAGGTGGGCTTCTCGATCTGGCACGACGGCAAGCTGGTGGAGCAATGGCGCGCGGCCGAGGTCCGCGAGCAGCGGCTGGCCGATGCGCTGAGCGACGATTTCGTGGCGCAGAGCGTGGCGGTCGACCGCGTCGGCGGTCCGGTGCGCGTGGTCGGCCGTGCCGGCATTCCCGATGCGGCCCGCTCACGCGGCGACCAGCAGTTCTTCTACGTCAACGGCCGCTTCGTGCGCGACAAGGTGCTGTCGCATGCCGTGCGCAGCGCATATGAAGACGTGCTGCACGGCCACCGCCAGCCGATCTACGCGCTCTACCTCGAGATCGATCCGTCGCGGGTCGACGTGAACGTGCATCCCACCAAGATCGAGGTGCGCTTCCGCGACGGGCGCGAGATCCACCAGGCGGTGCGCCATGCCATCGAGGACGCGCTGGCGGCGCCGCGCGCCGGCGACGCCGTGGCCGCATCCGGCCCGCCGCAGCCCTTCTTCAGGCAGACACCGCTGCCACCGAACGCCAGCTGGGCCCAGCCTGCTATCAATTTCGTAGCTCAGGAACGCGGCGCCGGGGATTTCGAAGCGCTGTGGCCCCAGCAGCGCGCCGATCGCTCCGACGACCAGCCACGGACTGAAACAGCCTTTCGTCCGCCGGCCGGACTCGGCCTGTCGGCGGTCGCTCCCGCTGCAGCGCCGGCGCCGACGGCGACCAACGACGAGGCCTGGCCCCTGGGCCGCGCGCTGGCCCAGCTGCAGGGCATCTACATCCTGGCCGAGAACAGCCAGGGCCTGGTGGTGGTCGACATGCACGCGGCGCACGAGCGCATCGTCTACGAGCGGCTCAAGACCCAGCTCGACGGCGCGGCCATCACCAGCCAGCCGCTGCTGATTCCCGCCACCTTCGCGGCCACGCCGCAGGAAGTGGCCACGGCCGAAGCCTGCGCGTCGGTGCTGCCGACGCTGGGGCTGGAGATCACGCCGTTCTCGCCGCGCACGCTTGCGGTGCGCGCGGTACCCGGAACGCTGGCCGACGGCGACCCGGTGGAGCTGGCGCGCAGCGTGCTGGCCGAGCTGGGCCAGCACGACGCAAGCACCGTTGTGCAGCGTGCCCAGAACGAATTGCTCTCCACCATGGCCTGCCACGGCGCCGTTCGGGCCAACCGCAAGCTCACCATCGACGAAATGAACGCACTGTTACGCCAGATGGAAGCGACCGAGCGTTCCGACCAGTGCAACCACGGCCGACCCACCTGGCGGCAGCTATCCATCCGCGAGCTGGATTCGCTGTTCATGCGCGGCCGATAG
- a CDS encoding alpha/beta hydrolase, translating into MKRWTLLASVFSLCALLAAGCSTLDEQQRQWIFQPSDRSWGNTASMAQGMEDVWIDFQSSLTGEPARLHGLWLGGKPETTDTPVLLYLHGARYNVAGSAPRIQRMHELGFSVLAIDYRGFGKSSKGLPSEESAREDARAAWTWLAARHPKQHRYIFGHSLGGAIGIDLAAHVNDESGVIVESTFTSIADVVSGFKWGWLPFGPFITQRFEAINTVKNISAPLLVVHGTADSLINPTLGRKLYDAATVPKLFVLVEGGSHHDTNSVGESQYRAALAQLFRMKPEATLASNGGPARPTPRLAPPANAPTAQDVRGAAPAPVPAAI; encoded by the coding sequence ATGAAACGCTGGACCCTCCTCGCGTCAGTCTTTTCGCTTTGCGCCCTGCTGGCGGCGGGTTGCTCGACGCTCGACGAACAGCAGCGCCAGTGGATCTTCCAGCCCAGCGACCGCAGCTGGGGCAATACAGCTTCCATGGCCCAGGGCATGGAAGACGTGTGGATCGACTTCCAGTCCTCCCTTACCGGCGAGCCCGCGCGCCTGCACGGCCTGTGGCTGGGCGGCAAGCCCGAGACGACCGACACGCCCGTGCTCCTGTACCTGCACGGCGCCCGCTACAACGTCGCCGGCTCGGCACCGCGCATCCAGCGCATGCACGAGCTGGGCTTCTCGGTGCTGGCCATCGACTACCGCGGCTTCGGGAAGAGCTCCAAGGGCCTGCCCTCCGAGGAATCGGCCCGCGAAGACGCCCGCGCCGCCTGGACCTGGCTGGCCGCGCGCCATCCCAAGCAACACCGTTACATATTCGGCCATTCGCTCGGCGGCGCCATCGGCATCGACCTGGCGGCCCACGTGAACGACGAGAGCGGCGTGATCGTGGAAAGCACCTTCACCTCGATCGCCGACGTGGTGAGCGGCTTCAAGTGGGGTTGGCTGCCATTCGGCCCCTTCATTACCCAGCGATTCGAGGCAATCAACACGGTCAAGAACATCTCCGCGCCGCTGCTGGTCGTGCATGGCACGGCCGACAGCCTGATCAACCCGACGCTGGGCCGCAAGCTGTATGACGCGGCCACGGTGCCTAAACTCTTCGTGCTGGTCGAGGGCGGCTCGCACCACGACACCAACTCGGTTGGCGAGTCGCAGTACCGCGCGGCGCTGGCGCAACTGTTCCGCATGAAGCCGGAGGCCACGCTCGCCAGCAATGGCGGCCCGGCCCGCCCGACACCCCGGCTCGCACCGCCAGCCAATGCGCCCACCGCGCAAGACGTGCGCGGTGCCGCGCCTGCACCGGTGCCAGCGGCCATCTGA
- a CDS encoding threo-3-hydroxy-L-aspartate ammonia-lyase — protein sequence MQLPTYDDVIAAAQRLEGRAHRTPVLRSTTADERWGASFFFKCENFQRMGAFKFRGAFNALSRFDAAQRKGGVIAFSSGNHAQAIALSARLLSMPAVIVMPKDAPAAKVAATQGYGAEVVMYDRFTEDREALTKRLAQERGMTMIPPYDHPDVLTGQGTAVKELIEETGPLDHLFVCLGGGGLLSGSALSARALAPNCKVYGVEPEAGNDGQQSFRAGRIVHIETPKTIADGAQTQHLGEYTFGIIRRDVDDIFTVTDAQLVDAMRFFAERMKMVVEPTGCLAFAGAIAAGKAIAGQRVGIVISGGNVDLSRYATFIAP from the coding sequence ATGCAACTACCGACCTACGACGACGTCATTGCCGCTGCACAGCGGCTCGAGGGCCGTGCCCATCGCACCCCCGTGCTGCGCTCGACCACCGCCGACGAGCGCTGGGGCGCGAGCTTCTTCTTCAAGTGCGAGAACTTCCAGCGCATGGGCGCCTTCAAGTTCCGCGGCGCGTTCAATGCGCTTTCCAGGTTCGACGCGGCGCAGCGCAAGGGCGGCGTGATCGCCTTCTCGTCGGGCAACCATGCGCAGGCCATCGCGCTGTCGGCCCGACTGCTGTCGATGCCCGCCGTGATCGTGATGCCCAAGGACGCGCCCGCCGCCAAGGTCGCGGCCACGCAGGGCTACGGCGCCGAAGTGGTGATGTACGACCGCTTCACCGAAGACCGCGAGGCACTGACCAAACGGCTCGCGCAGGAGCGCGGCATGACGATGATTCCGCCCTACGACCACCCCGACGTGCTCACCGGCCAAGGCACGGCGGTGAAGGAACTGATCGAGGAGACCGGTCCGCTCGACCATCTGTTCGTGTGCCTCGGCGGCGGCGGGCTGCTGTCGGGCTCCGCGCTGTCGGCGCGCGCACTCGCGCCGAACTGCAAGGTCTACGGCGTCGAACCCGAGGCAGGCAACGACGGCCAGCAGTCGTTCCGCGCGGGCAGGATCGTGCACATCGAAACGCCCAAGACCATCGCCGACGGCGCGCAGACGCAGCACCTGGGCGAGTACACCTTCGGCATCATCCGCCGCGACGTGGATGACATCTTCACCGTGACCGACGCGCAGCTCGTCGACGCCATGCGCTTCTTCGCCGAGCGCATGAAGATGGTGGTGGAGCCGACTGGCTGCCTCGCCTTTGCGGGCGCCATTGCGGCGGGCAAGGCCATCGCCGGCCAGCGCGTGGGCATCGTGATCAGCGGCGGCAACGTCGACCTGTCGCGCTACGCGACTTTCATCGCGCCTTGA
- a CDS encoding N-acetylmuramoyl-L-alanine amidase: MKAVGLKRRVLLQGGSIALMLGVHQIARGATILAVRVWPAADYTRVTIESDARLNSQQLVVGSPPRLAVDIEGIDLNPELRELVGKIKPGDPYINGLRVGQNAPKVVRIVFDLKQAVVPQVFSLAPVAAYKHRLVLDLYPEQAVDPMEALIAERLRDAPRAPQGSNPPVAGIVPSNPTAPAGDPLGDLMAQQAMRPGPQTPPPAVVAGNDRPQAPVISAPPPPVVGTAPVRPLAPPASPPPVAAPRGGTATASRTDRIIIVALDPGHGGEDPGAIGPSGTREKDIVLQVAHRLRERINAGSVNGSPMRAFLTRDADFFVPLGVRVQKARRVQADLFVSIHADAFTTPAARGASVFALSQSGASSSAARWMANKENEADKVGGVNVGGHEAQVQRALLDMSTTAQINDSLKLGGAMLGEIKNIGARLHKGQVEQAGFAVLKAPDIPSVLVETAFISNPEEEANLRRVDYQESLADALMRGIQRYFAQNPPLARSRQL, from the coding sequence ATGAAGGCGGTCGGCCTGAAACGGCGCGTGCTTCTGCAGGGCGGCAGCATCGCGCTGATGCTCGGCGTGCACCAGATCGCGCGCGGCGCGACCATCCTCGCGGTGCGCGTATGGCCCGCCGCCGACTACACCCGCGTGACCATCGAGTCCGACGCGCGCCTCAATTCGCAACAGCTCGTGGTGGGCAGCCCGCCGCGGCTCGCGGTCGACATCGAGGGCATCGACCTCAACCCCGAACTGCGCGAGCTGGTCGGCAAGATCAAGCCGGGCGACCCGTACATCAACGGCCTGCGTGTCGGGCAGAACGCGCCGAAGGTGGTGCGCATCGTGTTCGACCTGAAGCAGGCCGTGGTGCCGCAGGTGTTCTCGCTCGCTCCAGTGGCCGCGTACAAGCACCGCCTTGTGCTCGACCTGTACCCCGAGCAGGCCGTCGACCCGATGGAAGCGCTGATCGCGGAGCGCCTGCGCGACGCGCCCCGCGCACCACAGGGCAGCAACCCGCCCGTGGCCGGCATCGTGCCCTCGAACCCGACCGCGCCGGCGGGCGACCCGCTCGGCGACCTGATGGCGCAGCAGGCCATGCGCCCCGGCCCGCAGACGCCGCCGCCAGCCGTGGTGGCGGGCAACGATCGCCCGCAGGCGCCGGTGATCTCCGCGCCGCCGCCACCTGTGGTGGGCACCGCGCCCGTCAGGCCGTTGGCGCCACCCGCATCGCCACCGCCGGTGGCCGCGCCCCGCGGCGGCACCGCCACGGCGAGCCGCACCGACCGCATCATCATCGTGGCGCTCGATCCCGGCCACGGCGGCGAAGACCCCGGCGCCATCGGCCCCAGCGGCACGCGCGAAAAAGACATCGTGCTGCAGGTTGCGCACCGCCTGCGCGAACGCATCAACGCGGGCAGCGTGAACGGCAGCCCGATGCGCGCGTTTCTCACGCGCGACGCCGACTTCTTCGTGCCGCTGGGCGTGCGCGTGCAGAAGGCCCGGCGCGTGCAGGCCGACCTGTTCGTGAGCATCCATGCCGACGCCTTCACCACGCCCGCCGCGCGCGGTGCCAGCGTGTTCGCGCTGAGCCAGAGCGGTGCGTCGAGCAGCGCCGCGCGCTGGATGGCCAACAAGGAAAACGAAGCAGACAAGGTCGGCGGCGTCAACGTGGGCGGCCATGAGGCGCAGGTGCAGCGCGCCCTGCTCGACATGAGCACGACCGCGCAGATCAACGACAGCCTCAAGCTCGGCGGCGCCATGCTCGGCGAGATCAAGAACATCGGCGCGCGGCTGCACAAGGGGCAGGTCGAGCAGGCCGGCTTCGCGGTGCTGAAGGCGCCAGACATTCCCAGCGTGCTGGTCGAAACCGCCTTCATCAGCAACCCGGAAGAAGAAGCGAACCTGCGCCGCGTCGACTACCAGGAAAGCCTGGCCGATGCGCTGATGCGCGGCATCCAGCGCTACTTTGCACAGAACCCGCCGCTTGCGCGCAGCCGCCAGCTCTGA
- a CDS encoding DedA family protein, with protein sequence MEIISFLVDFILHVDKHLEQFVIAYGPWVYALLFLIVFVETGAVVMPFLPGDSLLFIVGALCGAGLMSYPLACGILIVAAILGDQCNYSIGRYFGPKVFQWESSRFFNRKAFDQAHGFYERYGGITIVLARFMPFIRTFAPFVAGVAEMNRGKFTAYNVAGALIWVLGIATAGYFFGNLPFVRQHLDKIIWALIFIPGLLAIFGAWRASKAEKARAAQLPAA encoded by the coding sequence ATGGAAATCATCAGCTTTCTCGTCGACTTCATCCTGCATGTCGACAAGCACCTCGAGCAGTTCGTCATCGCCTACGGTCCGTGGGTCTATGCGCTGCTCTTCCTGATCGTGTTCGTGGAGACCGGCGCGGTGGTGATGCCGTTCCTGCCCGGCGACTCGCTGCTGTTCATCGTCGGCGCGCTGTGCGGCGCGGGACTCATGAGCTATCCGCTGGCGTGCGGCATCCTGATTGTGGCGGCCATCCTGGGCGACCAGTGCAACTATTCGATCGGCCGCTACTTCGGACCGAAGGTGTTCCAGTGGGAGAGTTCGCGATTCTTCAACCGCAAGGCCTTCGACCAGGCGCATGGCTTCTACGAACGCTATGGCGGCATCACCATCGTGCTCGCGCGCTTCATGCCCTTCATTCGCACCTTCGCGCCCTTCGTTGCCGGCGTAGCGGAGATGAACCGCGGCAAGTTCACGGCATACAACGTCGCCGGCGCGCTGATCTGGGTGCTGGGCATCGCGACCGCCGGCTACTTCTTCGGCAACCTGCCGTTCGTGCGGCAGCATCTCGACAAGATCATCTGGGCGCTGATCTTCATTCCGGGCCTGCTCGCCATCTTCGGCGCATGGCGCGCTTCCAAGGCCGAGAAGGCGCGCGCAGCGCAGTTGCCCGCGGCCTGA
- the miaA gene encoding tRNA (adenosine(37)-N6)-dimethylallyltransferase MiaA has product MSPSFPPAAAANAAASPASPGAATLPDSPRYVALAGPTASGKTAVALAMAMVRPVEIVSVDSALVYRGMDIGTAKPTAVERAAVPHHLIDILDPHESYSAAAFVADATRLIGEIRARGALPLLVGGTMLYFKALFDGIDAMPAADAAVRARIDTEAATLGWPAMHARLAQVDPVTAARLAPQDSQRIQRALEVWESSGQPLSSFHASDNKTARPVDGGVLFSLEPADRAWLHKRIAERFDAMLAAGFLDEVKALRARGDLSTDLPSMRCVGYRQAWETLDACGTSQPDARAMADLRERGIAATRQLAKRQVTWLRSMPQRTVIACDAPYAVQNAVQLIAKAMTPNSPKSQKSPG; this is encoded by the coding sequence ATGTCTCCCAGCTTCCCCCCGGCCGCCGCGGCCAACGCGGCTGCCTCCCCGGCATCGCCGGGCGCCGCGACCCTTCCCGATTCACCGCGCTATGTCGCACTTGCCGGCCCCACCGCATCCGGCAAGACAGCGGTGGCGCTGGCCATGGCGATGGTCCGCCCGGTGGAGATCGTCAGCGTCGATTCGGCGCTGGTCTACCGCGGCATGGACATCGGCACCGCCAAGCCCACCGCCGTAGAGCGCGCCGCCGTGCCGCACCACCTGATCGACATCCTCGATCCGCATGAAAGCTACAGCGCCGCCGCCTTCGTGGCCGACGCCACGCGGCTCATCGGCGAGATCCGCGCGCGCGGCGCGCTGCCGCTGCTGGTGGGCGGCACCATGCTGTATTTCAAGGCGCTGTTCGACGGCATCGACGCCATGCCGGCAGCCGATGCCGCCGTGCGCGCGCGCATCGACACCGAGGCGGCCACGCTAGGCTGGCCCGCCATGCACGCGCGGCTCGCGCAGGTCGACCCGGTCACGGCGGCACGGCTCGCTCCGCAGGACAGCCAGCGCATCCAGCGCGCGCTCGAGGTGTGGGAAAGCAGCGGGCAGCCCCTGTCGAGCTTTCATGCGAGCGACAACAAGACTGCCAGGCCCGTCGACGGCGGCGTGCTGTTCTCGCTCGAGCCCGCCGACCGCGCGTGGCTGCACAAGCGCATTGCCGAGCGCTTCGACGCGATGCTGGCGGCCGGCTTCCTCGATGAGGTCAAGGCGCTGCGCGCGCGCGGCGACCTCTCGACCGACCTGCCCTCGATGCGCTGCGTCGGCTACCGACAGGCGTGGGAAACGCTCGACGCGTGCGGCACGTCGCAACCCGACGCCCGGGCCATGGCCGACCTGCGCGAACGCGGCATCGCCGCCACGCGCCAGCTCGCGAAGCGGCAGGTCACCTGGCTGCGCAGCATGCCGCAGCGCACCGTGATTGCCTGCGACGCACCCTACGCGGTGCAGAACGCCGTTCAACTGATTGCAAAGGCCATGACCCCCAACAGCCCCAAGAGCCAAAAGAGCCCCGGATGA